The following nucleotide sequence is from Acidobacteriota bacterium.
CATATTCTGCAGAAGCTCGACATTCACAACACGGCGGAACTCGTCCTTTACGCCGTCCGTCGTGGCGTGATTTCCTGACTCGGCTGCGAAAATCTATACTCCAGTCATGACGCAATCTGCCATTCGCCTCGCTTCAGCATTCGCATTCGCCCTCGTTTTTGTCGCGGCGCTGCCGGCGGCCGCGCAGCAGGAGGCGACCGACATCGGCGCCCGGCTCATGGCCGACGCCGCGGTGAAGACCGCGGTCGAAGCGATCAAGGCCGCCGAGCCGAAGACGATCGAAGATCAGATTGCGCTATGCGAGGTCGAGGCGCCGCCGTTCAAGGAACAGAAGCGCGCCGAGCTCTACGCCCGCATGTTCCGCGAGGCCGGCCTGCAGAACGTGCGCATCGACAAGGAAGGCAACGTGCTCGGCGATCGCCCCGGCGCGCAGCCGCGCCCGCGCCTGGTGTTTAGCGCGCACCTCGACACCGTGTTTCCCGAAGGGACCGACGTGAAGGTGAAGCGCGATGGCCAGATCCTGCGCGGTCCCGGCATTGGCGACGACTGCCGCGGCCTGGCCGTGGTGCTGGCGGTGATTCGCGCGATGAACCAGGCCAAGGTTCAGACCGCCGGTTCGATCACCTTCGTCGGCACGGTGGGGGAGGAAGGCCTGGGCGACCTGCGCGGCGTGAAGTACCTGTTTAACGAAGGGATGAAAGGGCAGATCGATCGCTTCGTCTCAGTCGACGGCACCGGTCTCGGCATTACCCACATCGCGGTGGGGAGCCTCCGTTACCGGGTCACGTTCAAGGGGCCCGGCGGCCACAGCTACGGTGCCTTTGGCTTGTCGAACCCGCTGCACGCGCTCGGACGCGCCGTGGACACCATTTCCCAGTTCGAGGTCCCGAGCGATCCCAAGACGACGTTCAACGTCGGGCGGGTTGGTGGCGGCACGTCGGTCAACGCCATTCCGTTCGAGTCGTGGTTCGAGATGGACATGCGCTCGGCGAGCCCGTCGGCGCTGCAGGCGCTTGACGCCAAGTTTCATCGCGCCGTCGATGACGCGGTGAAAGCCGAGGACGCGCGCTGGAAGAAGAGTGGGCTGACGGTGGACAAGGCGCTCGTCGGCAACCGGCCGGCCGGCCAGACCGCGGCCACCTCGCCGATGGTGCAGGCCGCCGTTTCGGTGACGCGCGCGCTTGGCTTCCCGGTCACGCTGGACGAGGGCTCGACCGATTCCAACATCCCGATGAACCTGGGCATACCGGCGATCACGATCGATGGCGGCGGTCGCGGGACCGGCGCGCATGCGCTGGATGAAGCGTTTGATCCGACCAACTCGTGGCAGGGATCGCAGCGCGCGTTGCTCGTCGCGATTGCGCTCGCGCAGCAGTAGGTCCGCCTACCCAATGTGGAGTCCGGCTTCTTGACTCGCCGTAGCCTTGGCGAAGGCAGTTAGCCGGACTTATGTAGCGCCCGGAACTGCTCCAGTTCTGCGGTCCTCTGCCTGCGCATGGCGCGGTCGGCGTGGAACAGCCAGACCGTGAACGCGAGGTGAGGCA
It contains:
- a CDS encoding M20/M25/M40 family metallo-hydrolase, translating into MTQSAIRLASAFAFALVFVAALPAAAQQEATDIGARLMADAAVKTAVEAIKAAEPKTIEDQIALCEVEAPPFKEQKRAELYARMFREAGLQNVRIDKEGNVLGDRPGAQPRPRLVFSAHLDTVFPEGTDVKVKRDGQILRGPGIGDDCRGLAVVLAVIRAMNQAKVQTAGSITFVGTVGEEGLGDLRGVKYLFNEGMKGQIDRFVSVDGTGLGITHIAVGSLRYRVTFKGPGGHSYGAFGLSNPLHALGRAVDTISQFEVPSDPKTTFNVGRVGGGTSVNAIPFESWFEMDMRSASPSALQALDAKFHRAVDDAVKAEDARWKKSGLTVDKALVGNRPAGQTAATSPMVQAAVSVTRALGFPVTLDEGSTDSNIPMNLGIPAITIDGGGRGTGAHALDEAFDPTNSWQGSQRALLVAIALAQQ